The proteins below come from a single Bdellovibrionota bacterium genomic window:
- a CDS encoding type II toxin-antitoxin system HicA family toxin, giving the protein MSDKKILKKILEGSKNIRFNEFRSLIEAYGFRLSRISGSHHIFTHSDVQELVNIQEVSGQAKPYQIRQFMKLVERYNLKIKGK; this is encoded by the coding sequence GTGAGTGACAAAAAAATTCTTAAGAAAATCCTTGAAGGCTCAAAAAATATCCGTTTCAACGAATTCCGCTCTTTAATTGAAGCCTATGGTTTTCGTCTTTCGAGGATCTCCGGGAGCCATCATATTTTTACCCATTCAGACGTACAAGAGCTTGTAAACATTCAGGAAGTTTCCGGCCAAGCGAAGCCCTATCAAATTCGCCAGTTCATGAAACTCGTGGAGAGGTATAATCTAAAGATAAAAGGCAAATAA
- a CDS encoding type II toxin-antitoxin system HicB family antitoxin: protein MSDYHINIFYSEDDEGYIADIPDLEACSAFGKTPTEALAQVEIAKKAWLDAARAEGKSIPTPKYRPVIYQVA from the coding sequence ATGTCCGACTACCATATTAATATATTCTACAGCGAGGATGATGAAGGATACATCGCAGATATTCCTGACCTTGAAGCTTGTTCCGCGTTTGGAAAAACTCCAACGGAAGCTTTGGCTCAGGTGGAAATCGCGAAAAAAGCGTGGCTCGACGCCGCACGAGCAGAGGGAAAATCTATCCCCACACCCAAATATCGACCCGTGATCTATCAGGTCGCATAA